The genomic stretch CGACGTCGGTGAAGCCCTGCACGGCCCGGTGCACGAGCTCCAACTGAGGGAGGAGCGTCCCGGCGTCGTCGTCCGCGTCGGTCACCACCGCGACGACCACCGCGCTCACCTCGTCGCGCAACAGCGAGCGGACCAGGCGCTGCACCGCCTCCTCCCGGTCCTCGGGAGCCGGCAGGTCGACCCGTGCGGTCACCCTGACCGCGCGCGCCGGGGAGCCCGTCAGGCCCACCACGACCAGCGACTCGGCCGGGTGGAAGCCGACCAGGTGCGGCAGGGCGGCGGCGACGTCGCCGGGGTCGGAGATACGGACGGTGATCGGGCGCTCGGCTGCGGGCATGCCGACGACCCTGGTCCGGCGGAGGCCGCCGGGGACCGGCCCCGGACGAACTGTGGACGGCGCCGCCGGCTGTGGACGACGACCGGCCGGGGCCCCTCCGCGGTGCTACACCTCGTACTGGACCGCACTCCGGCTGGCCAGGTGCGGCCGCACGTGCTCGGCGATCACTGCCAGGTGCCGGGGGTCCTCGGCGTAGGCGCGGAAGGCCTGCACGTCGGGGAAGTCGGCGACCAGCGCGGTGTCGGCGTTGCCGTCGACCAGGCCGGCGTCCGGGCCCACGGCGAAGGAGGTCATGCCCCCGACCTCCTCGGGCAGGCGGCGCAGCGCCTCCAGGGTGGCGAGGCGGA from Modestobacter roseus encodes the following:
- a CDS encoding Dabb family protein codes for the protein MLRHVVLFTWNPDTSPEVRLATLEALRRLPEEVGGMTSFAVGPDAGLVDGNADTALVADFPDVQAFRAYAEDPRHLAVIAEHVRPHLASRSAVQYEV